A window of Clostridium novyi genomic DNA:
AAAGTATTTACGGAGAGGATTTAACATGTCATTTATTGGAAACAAGAAACAAAATAAAAATATGTTTATTTTAGGGATACTAGTATTAGGAGTAATTATTATATTTTGTACATATTTAGGTGTAGCAAGTATATCATTTAGACAAACTTCTTTTATAATTCTAAGTAAAATTCCTATATTAAATAAATATATTAAATTAGATGATATAAAAGAAACATCTAAATTAATAATATTAAATCTAAGGCTTCCAAGAGTTTTACTAGCTTCTTTAGTTGGGGCTGGTCTTTCCGTAGTAGGTGCTTGTTTTCAAAGTATATTTAAAAACCCAATGGCAGATCCATATACCTTAGGAGTATCTTCTGGTGCTGCCTTTGGTGCAACTCTCACTATAGTTTTGAACTTAAGTGGGAGTTTTTTAGGTATAGGATGTATGTCTATAGGAGCATTTATAGGAGCACTTATTACAGTGATTATAGTTTATTTTATAGCAAGGATAGGAAGTAAGATACCTACAACAACATTGCTTTTATCTGGAATTGCTATAAGCTTTATGTTATCGTCATTTATATCATTAATTATGATATTTAAAAGAGAAGAAATTGAAAATATAGTAATGTGGACAATGGGTAGTATATCTACGGCTAGTTGGCAGCAAATAATATTAGTATTTCCTTTTGTAGTTATAGGGATAGGTTTATTATACATATTTACAAGAGAATTAAATATTATGCTTTTAGGTGATGATACTGCTAAAAATTTAGGGGTAGATACAGATAAGATAAAAAAAATATTAGTAGTTATTTGCACTATAATAGTAGCCGTAATAGTTTCTGTAAGTGGAGTTATTGGATTTATAGGACTTATAATTCCTCATTTTATACGAATGGTATTCGGATCAGATAATAGGGCTGTTATACCATTTTCAGCTTTAGGTGGAGCATTGTTTTTAATAATATGTGATACTATTGCAAGAAGTTTAGTACCACCTATGGATATTCCTGTAGGAATAATTACATCGTTATTAGGAGTACCATTTTTTATTAATCTTTTATATAAGGCTAAAAAGAATGTATTTTAGATAATTAATCTCAATATATAAAATTTTGATTTAGAAAGGAAATATTATTATGAAAATAACAACAATAATAGAAAATTCATTGGGGGATAAAAAAGAATTATATAATGAACATGGAATATCTTTTTTTATAGAAACTAATAATGGAAATATATTATTTGATACAGGACAAAGTGGAGATTTTATTGAAAATGCAAATAATCTAAATATAGATTTAAGTAAAACAGATTATTTAGTTCTTAGTCATGCACATTATGATCATTGTGGTGGAGTTAAAAGATTTTTAGATTCTTTTAATGTAAAATCTAAATTTTATGTAAGTAATAAATTTTTTTTAAATAGCAAGAAATATCATTATTTATATGAAAGAATAAATTCCGATTTTCATTGTAATAAAGCTAGATATAAATATATAGGTATAGATTTTGACGAATCATTTATAAAAGAAAAGAAATTAGATATTAATTATGTAAAAGATGATATGATAGAACTTATAGATAATATTAAAATATTTACTAACTTTGAAAGAAGATATGATTTTGAAAAAAGAAATCCTAATATGATGATTAAAAGAGGAGAAGAATATATTGTAGATACTTTTGAAGATGAAATAGTACTAAGTATAGAAACAGAAAAAGGACTTTTAATATTACTAGGATGTTCTCATCCAGGAATCTTAAATATAATATATAGTATAATGAAACGAACAAGAAAAAATATTTATGGAATTTTAGGTGGAACTCATCTTGTAGAAGCAGATAATAATCGTATAGAAAAAACTATACAAGTATTAAAAAAAATGAACATTAAACTTTTAGGAGTATCTCATTGTACTGGAAAGAAAGCAGTAGAAGCTTTTAAAAATCAATGTGATAATTTTTTTGTTAATTCAACTGGAACTATAATAGAATTATAATCATTCATTCTTTAACATAAAAGTAATTAATGAATATATTATTTATGGAAATATAAATAATAATAGAGGTGTTGTTAGTGAATGATTATTTAAAAAGACAAACAGTATTTGATCGACCAATAGATATATATATACAAAATAATACAGATAAAGATTTTACATTATTTAAGACAGAGTTACAAAGTGGAATGATATATTCAAATGCACAACCCCCAAAACTTATAAAAGCCGGAGGAAAAGGATATTTTAAAGGTGATCAAACAGGACTTGTAGGATCCTCTGGATTTGTAACGTATAATACCAAATTAGGTAATACCACAGTATACTTAACATTTTATTGGAGCCATCCAGAAGGTAATACAGATAGTATTTATTATGGATATTCAAGTCCATTTGGTTTATTTTTTGTAACACCTAAAGATAATTATGATTTAAGTCATCTACCTACAAATCAAAAATTTAAAGTGAAGGATTGGATTACAAATGAATATAGTGAACAAAGTGTACTAACATTGAATCCACCAGAACATATAAGTCAATCTGTTACGTATCTTGTTCAATATGGCTTAGGGTATAAGGCTGTATAGTTAAAAAATATATTATTAATAAAATTGGTTGGTGAAATATGTGCAAAATAAATTTTGTAAATCCTGTAGACAAAGTTATTTTATAGATGAGAAAATTTCATATATTTGCCAAAATGAGTATGAATATTTTTTAAGTAAACCTAACGTAGTAGGGGTAGGTTTAGGATATAAGATTAGTAATGGATTTAATACAAATAAAAAATGTATCAAGGTATTTGTAAGTAGGAAAGTTCCTAAAAATCAAATATCATGTAATTATATGATTCCTAGTAATTATAAAAATATAGAAACTGATGTAATAGAAAGTGGCATTATCAGAGCAATTTCATTAAAGGATAGAGTAAGACCAGTTACTGCAGGATATAGTATAGGACCTTTAACTAAAAGATATGGAGGATCAATGGGATGTTTATTAACAGATGGAGTTGATTATTATATATTAAGTTGTAATCATGTTCTTGCATATTTTGGAGAAGTAGAACTAAATACACCTATATTACAACCATCCGCTACAGATGGTGGAAAAAAGGAAAGTGATATATTTGCTATACTTTCAAAATATATTCCTATAAAATTTGAAAGTACATTTAGTCATCCCACAAACTATGTTGATTGTGCAATAGCAAAAGTAATTAATAAATCTTTAGTATCTTCTTCAATTGCTTTAATTGGGAAACCTAAAGGACTAATTATTCCAAGATTGAATGAACCAGTACAAAAAGTTGGTAAAAGTACTGAACTAACTGTTGGAAAAATACTAGCTATAGATTGTAGTACTAAAGTTTTATTTTCAAATGGGAAAATTGGAATATTTAAAAAACAAATAGCTACAAATCTAATAGTGAAAGAAGGAGATTCTGGAAGTGTAATGTTAGATTACAATAATAATATTATAGGACTTTTAATGAGTGGTACTGACATAATAAGTATGGCTAATCCAATACAATTAATTTTAGATATATTAAAATTAAAACTAGTTATATAAATAAAAAAAACTAATTATAAATTAAAAATTTATAATTAGTTTTTTGTTTATTAAAATTTATAATAAAATAACTTTAATAATATAAAAAATAAGTTTACATAATTATAATTATGTAATAATAACAAAATGTAAACTAAAATGAATATATAAATACTCACAACATATAGTATTTATAGAAATTAACTTAATAAATCTTAAAAAGGAGTTTTAAAATATTAACATGATATTATCAATAATTATATATATTTTAATATGCATTATTTGTATAATAATTATATATAATCAGAAAAATACTTTTGAAAAGTTTTTAATAAATTTTTTATTTTTAATGATAGGTACAATAATTGCACTTTATGGATTATATGTATCAATAAATATTAGCAATAATAAACCTTTATATCTTAGGAAACCAATAGTTTTTAGTTTATTATTTATTTCTTTGTTATTAGTTTTGATGCTTTATAATATGTATTTTATATGGAAAGACATTAATTCATTTAATAATAACTCCAGTAGTATTAAAAAGTATATTTATAATAATAAATTTGCTTTTTTTTTAATAATAATTATATTTTCAATTTCATTAGTAATAATTGCTTATGGGTTTATATATTATATAATAAACAATCTTCCAACAGATATAGCTTTGGATTTAAAAGGAAACTTTATGGATGATGGTAGAAAAAAAACCTTTGGAGAATGTATTTATTTTAGCGCTGTTACATTTTTTACCGTGGGTTTTGGAGATATGATACCTAGAGGTGTGTTTTTTTTAGGAATCATTTTATTAGAAATGATAACATCATATTTATTAACTATAATTTCTATACCAATTTTTTTATCTATTTTAATAGATGGATTAAGAATTGATAAAAGAGAAAAGAAATAAGGAAATGGATTAATAATCCATTTCCCTATTTTTACTTCTTCTTGGTGGTTTAGGACCAAGATATTGATAATAATAACATTGAATTCTTCCATTATACAATTTTCTATTTTTATCAGATTTTTTACCAAAACATTTTTCAAATTGGTCATATGATGTAATTATAAATTTTGACCAAGTTTCAAATTTGTCAAAGACTTTACCCATTTCTTTATAAAGAGCTTTAACTTCTTTTAGTTCATTTAATCTTTCACCATATGGAGGATTACAAACTATAGTACCATATCTATAATGAGTTTTTAATTCATTCATAGGTTGAGTTTGAAAATGAATGCAATCATCTACACCAGCTTTTATAGCATTTTCTCTTGCAATAGGTATTATCTTGCTATCTATATCATATCCGAATATATGATATTCTTTATCATACATAATAGCTTCATATGCTTCTTTTCTAACTTTTTTCCATGTAAGTGAAGATATGATGAAATCCCATTCTTCGCATGCAAATTTTCTATTAAGACCTGGAGCTATATTTCTAGCAATCATAGCAGCTTCTATAGGAAGTGTTCCTGAGCCGCAAAATGGATCTATAAATAATCTATCATATCTCCAGTTACTTAGTGTAACTAATGCTGCAGCTAAAGTTTCTTTTAAAGGAGCTGCACTACCTTTTTCTCTATAGCCTCTTTTATGTAATGCTTCACCACTAGTATCTAGTAAAATAGTAACTACATCATCTAGTATAGAAATTAATATTGGATATAAACTTCCGTCTTCGCTAAACCATTCTACTTCATATTCTTCTTTTAAATTTTCTACAATAGCCTTTTTACATATTGATTGTATATCAGATAAACTAAAAAGTGCTGATTTTACTGATTTTGCATTTACAACAAAGTTAGCATCTTCAGGTAGATAATCTGCCCAAGGAATGCCCTTTGTGCCTTGGAATAATTCTTCAAAAGTTGTGGCTTTGAATTCAGCTAGTTTTATATATACTCTATCTGCACATCTAAGCCAAAGATTAGATTTACATATACATTCTTCATCACCTATATATGAAACCTTTCCATTTTCAACTTGTAGATCTTTACATCCTAATCTTTTTAATTCTTTTCCTACAAGTCCTTCTAAACCAAAAGCCGCTGTTGCAACTAGTTCATATTTTGCCATGTAAGTTTATCCCTCACTTTTATTATTTAATTAGTACTTAATAAAAATACAGTATTTATAATATATCACTATATAATATAAAAAACAACAGAATTACCATAGCTATATATTATTTGATTAAAAAAAGAAATACTTATATAATAAACTCTGTAAATAAAAGATTGTAGGTGATTATTTTGAAAGAAAGACTTCAAAAATATATGGCAGCTTGTGGAGTTGCATCCAGGAGA
This region includes:
- a CDS encoding FecCD family ABC transporter permease, yielding MSFIGNKKQNKNMFILGILVLGVIIIFCTYLGVASISFRQTSFIILSKIPILNKYIKLDDIKETSKLIILNLRLPRVLLASLVGAGLSVVGACFQSIFKNPMADPYTLGVSSGAAFGATLTIVLNLSGSFLGIGCMSIGAFIGALITVIIVYFIARIGSKIPTTTLLLSGIAISFMLSSFISLIMIFKREEIENIVMWTMGSISTASWQQIILVFPFVVIGIGLLYIFTRELNIMLLGDDTAKNLGVDTDKIKKILVVICTIIVAVIVSVSGVIGFIGLIIPHFIRMVFGSDNRAVIPFSALGGALFLIICDTIARSLVPPMDIPVGIITSLLGVPFFINLLYKAKKNVF
- a CDS encoding MBL fold metallo-hydrolase, encoding MKITTIIENSLGDKKELYNEHGISFFIETNNGNILFDTGQSGDFIENANNLNIDLSKTDYLVLSHAHYDHCGGVKRFLDSFNVKSKFYVSNKFFLNSKKYHYLYERINSDFHCNKARYKYIGIDFDESFIKEKKLDINYVKDDMIELIDNIKIFTNFERRYDFEKRNPNMMIKRGEEYIVDTFEDEIVLSIETEKGLLILLGCSHPGILNIIYSIMKRTRKNIYGILGGTHLVEADNNRIEKTIQVLKKMNIKLLGVSHCTGKKAVEAFKNQCDNFFVNSTGTIIEL
- a CDS encoding potassium channel family protein translates to MILSIIIYILICIICIIIIYNQKNTFEKFLINFLFLMIGTIIALYGLYVSINISNNKPLYLRKPIVFSLLFISLLLVLMLYNMYFIWKDINSFNNNSSSIKKYIYNNKFAFFLIIIIFSISLVIIAYGFIYYIINNLPTDIALDLKGNFMDDGRKKTFGECIYFSAVTFFTVGFGDMIPRGVFFLGIILLEMITSYLLTIISIPIFLSILIDGLRIDKREKK
- a CDS encoding THUMP domain-containing class I SAM-dependent RNA methyltransferase produces the protein MAKYELVATAAFGLEGLVGKELKRLGCKDLQVENGKVSYIGDEECICKSNLWLRCADRVYIKLAEFKATTFEELFQGTKGIPWADYLPEDANFVVNAKSVKSALFSLSDIQSICKKAIVENLKEEYEVEWFSEDGSLYPILISILDDVVTILLDTSGEALHKRGYREKGSAAPLKETLAAALVTLSNWRYDRLFIDPFCGSGTLPIEAAMIARNIAPGLNRKFACEEWDFIISSLTWKKVRKEAYEAIMYDKEYHIFGYDIDSKIIPIARENAIKAGVDDCIHFQTQPMNELKTHYRYGTIVCNPPYGERLNELKEVKALYKEMGKVFDKFETWSKFIITSYDQFEKCFGKKSDKNRKLYNGRIQCYYYQYLGPKPPRRSKNREMDY